One genomic window of [Clostridium] scindens ATCC 35704 includes the following:
- a CDS encoding aminopeptidase P family N-terminal domain-containing protein, with translation MNVDERILELRRHMEEKDIDIYVVPTSDFHQSEYVGEYFKARKFITGFTGSAGTAVITRREARLWTDGRYFIQAAGELADSHVELMKMGHPDTPTIEEYLEEALPEGGAIGFDGRTVSMGEGCRYEAIARRKKGRVVFRYDLIDKIWKDRPGISEEPVFILEEKYAGESTASKLKRIRSVMEEQGATMHLLTTLDDICWTLNIRGNDIEFFPLALSYAIISMDYMYLYIDEKKIDEEIKDRLAKDGVVLHSYNAIYMDVCGLSSEDRLMIDPDRLNYALYRSIPKDVVRIEERNPEILFKAVKNPVEIENIRHAQIKDSVAHVRFMKWLKENVGKSRITEMSASEKLDEFRKEMGNFIQPSFEPICSFGEHAAIVHYSSSPDTDVELKKGYLFLTDTGAGFYEGSTDITRTYALGKIPQIMKDHFTIVAISNLQLANVRFRKGCSGMNLDVIARKPFWDRGLDYNHGTGHGVGYLLNIHEGPAGFRWQYRAGETQPFEEGMIITDEPGIYIEGSHGIRLENELLVREGEENKYGQFMYFEPLTYVPIDLDAINPDLMSREERKMLNKYHKAVYKKVSPYLNSKDKEWLGKYTREI, from the coding sequence ATGAATGTAGATGAGAGAATTTTGGAATTGCGGCGCCACATGGAAGAAAAAGATATTGACATATATGTAGTTCCGACTTCTGACTTCCATCAAAGCGAGTATGTAGGAGAATACTTTAAAGCGAGAAAGTTTATTACGGGCTTTACGGGTTCTGCCGGTACTGCGGTTATCACCAGGCGTGAGGCGAGGCTTTGGACGGATGGGCGGTACTTTATCCAGGCAGCCGGGGAACTTGCAGACAGCCATGTGGAACTGATGAAGATGGGACATCCGGATACGCCGACGATAGAAGAATACCTGGAGGAAGCGCTTCCGGAGGGAGGAGCGATTGGATTTGACGGGCGGACGGTATCGATGGGGGAAGGATGCCGATATGAAGCAATCGCCAGAAGAAAGAAGGGCAGAGTGGTCTTCCGATATGATTTGATTGACAAGATATGGAAGGACAGGCCGGGGATTTCAGAAGAGCCGGTATTCATACTGGAGGAAAAATATGCGGGGGAATCTACGGCCAGCAAACTTAAGCGCATCCGATCGGTGATGGAGGAGCAAGGAGCCACGATGCATCTGCTGACAACCCTGGACGATATCTGCTGGACGCTTAATATAAGGGGGAATGATATCGAATTCTTTCCCCTGGCTCTGTCCTATGCCATTATCAGCATGGATTATATGTATCTGTATATTGATGAGAAGAAAATAGATGAGGAAATTAAGGACCGGCTGGCTAAGGATGGTGTCGTCCTGCATTCCTACAATGCCATATACATGGACGTCTGCGGCCTGTCATCGGAAGACCGGCTGATGATTGATCCGGACAGGCTAAACTATGCGCTGTATCGGAGCATCCCTAAGGATGTGGTGAGGATTGAGGAAAGGAATCCGGAGATCTTGTTCAAGGCGGTCAAGAATCCGGTGGAGATCGAAAATATTCGCCATGCACAGATCAAGGACAGTGTGGCTCATGTCCGGTTCATGAAATGGCTGAAAGAGAATGTGGGTAAGAGCAGGATTACCGAAATGAGCGCCTCGGAAAAATTGGATGAGTTCCGCAAAGAGATGGGGAATTTTATCCAGCCAAGTTTCGAGCCCATCTGTTCCTTTGGAGAGCATGCGGCAATCGTACATTATTCATCATCGCCGGATACGGATGTAGAACTTAAGAAAGGCTATCTGTTCCTGACGGATACGGGAGCAGGATTCTATGAAGGCTCTACGGACATTACCAGGACGTATGCCCTTGGCAAGATCCCGCAGATTATGAAGGATCATTTTACCATAGTCGCGATCAGCAATCTACAGCTGGCAAATGTAAGATTCCGGAAGGGATGCAGCGGCATGAACTTAGACGTGATCGCACGCAAGCCATTCTGGGACAGGGGGCTTGATTACAATCACGGAACCGGACATGGCGTTGGATATCTTCTGAATATTCATGAAGGACCGGCAGGCTTTCGCTGGCAGTATCGGGCCGGCGAGACGCAGCCCTTTGAGGAAGGCATGATCATAACGGATGAGCCGGGCATCTATATTGAAGGGTCGCATGGTATCCGGCTTGAAAATGAACTTCTGGTACGCGAGGGGGAGGAGAATAAATATGGACAGTTCATGTATTTTGAACCGCTTACCTATGTACCGATAGATCTGGACGCGATCAACCCGGACCTGATGTCCAGAGAAGAGAGAAAGATGCTGAACAAGTATCATAAGGCAGTATATAAAAAGGTATCTCCTTACCTGAACAGCAAGGATAAGGAGTGGCTGGGGAAATATACCCGGGAGATATAG
- a CDS encoding DUF6512 family protein, giving the protein MNHLWKYIEKKDMPYIIAVAVLGALNHFLYELSGGAAIFALFCPVNESTWEHLKLLFFPFLFASIWQYINSSPRSGIISFFYHRLLAVLCGMASVITLFYTYTGVVGRHFLIMDILIFLFGILFSFYVASTCSKKRPRRPSQTIVFSSWIILSLCFFAFTCFPPNIPLFFPPQ; this is encoded by the coding sequence ATGAATCACTTGTGGAAGTATATTGAAAAGAAAGACATGCCTTATATCATTGCGGTAGCCGTTCTGGGCGCGCTGAATCATTTCCTATATGAGTTGTCCGGCGGCGCGGCTATCTTTGCCTTGTTCTGCCCAGTTAACGAATCCACTTGGGAGCACCTGAAACTACTTTTCTTTCCCTTTCTCTTTGCGAGCATCTGGCAATATATAAATTCCAGCCCCAGATCTGGGATTATCAGCTTCTTTTATCACAGGCTCCTTGCCGTATTGTGCGGCATGGCTTCTGTTATTACGCTTTTCTATACTTATACCGGAGTAGTTGGGCGCCATTTTCTGATTATGGATATCCTGATCTTCTTATTTGGCATACTGTTCTCCTTTTATGTGGCATCTACATGTTCCAAGAAAAGACCTCGCAGGCCCTCCCAGACTATCGTATTCTCATCTTGGATCATCCTTTCCCTTTGCTTTTTCGCCTTTACCTGCTTTCCACCGAACATTCCTCTTTTCTTTCCCCCGCAATGA
- a CDS encoding L-2-amino-thiazoline-4-carboxylic acid hydrolase: MANEPINCKIEHHAILFAYLAKRAIEICGEEGKEAILAGMTTYGNERGQRMAANALAHGDELSTMTNQAYGEWKPDYDGQMEFGQLRTEPTLQTYISKCAWCDAWKKHGLTEFGKLYCVNVDNAVYQGFRSDFVCTPTTTAMSWGGERCEFDWGHPLSPEEVSALAEKKKELGTSCMKDFNFHTAHLKSTICQVLVQRLGEDGEKAGELALKDYTDTFGQEYLDVLEGIFPETE, from the coding sequence ATGGCAAATGAACCCATTAACTGCAAGATTGAACATCATGCCATTCTATTTGCATATCTGGCCAAGCGCGCCATAGAAATCTGTGGAGAAGAAGGAAAAGAAGCCATACTTGCCGGCATGACTACATATGGAAATGAAAGAGGCCAGCGAATGGCAGCCAATGCGCTGGCCCATGGCGACGAACTTAGCACGATGACAAACCAGGCATATGGGGAATGGAAGCCGGATTACGATGGACAGATGGAATTCGGCCAGTTGCGTACAGAACCTACCTTGCAGACCTACATTTCCAAATGCGCCTGGTGCGACGCATGGAAAAAACACGGTCTAACAGAATTTGGTAAATTATATTGTGTCAATGTTGACAATGCAGTTTACCAAGGGTTTCGTTCAGACTTTGTATGCACTCCAACCACCACTGCCATGAGCTGGGGCGGGGAACGCTGCGAATTCGACTGGGGCCATCCGCTTTCTCCCGAGGAAGTATCTGCCCTGGCGGAAAAGAAAAAAGAACTGGGAACTTCCTGTATGAAAGATTTCAACTTCCATACAGCACATCTTAAATCCACCATCTGCCAGGTTTTGGTTCAGAGGTTGGGCGAAGATGGAGAAAAAGCGGGGGAACTTGCTCTAAAAGACTATACAGATACATTCGGCCAGGAATATCTGGATGTTCTGGAAGGCATTTTCCCGGAAACCGAATGA
- a CDS encoding amidohydrolase, with protein sequence MNTLENKGNIIAAWLKSHEAELIQTADYIFRHPELAYQETLSSKCLADLLEKNGFRISCKTAGINTAFTAEWGSGKPVIGFLAEYDALAELGHACGHNLLGTGAAAAACALKADMQASHTAGTIRVYGCPAEEIMSGKIIMNSQGTFDDLDVAVTWHPFDSNRVSNDIWQSQDIKNYIFHGVSAHASKSPENGRSALDAAELMNIGVNYLREHVADDVRMHYAYIDNGLPANVVPDFAKTNYFIRSSKRARTEDASRRVDDCARGAAMMTGTSVEIELVGSCKEMKVNRVLAELYYDAMTRIPTPQYTQEELDFAADITREAGLTSHGFYFAGLEPLEDKPVPISIGTDASEVSHTVPLITISAATMCKGTPLHHWAAAKQAGMSIGQKGMIYAARCMAEGTKLLLEKPEYLHKVWECHKIDT encoded by the coding sequence ATGAACACCTTAGAGAATAAGGGAAATATAATTGCGGCCTGGCTAAAGTCCCACGAGGCGGAACTTATCCAGACTGCCGATTATATCTTCCGCCACCCGGAGCTGGCTTACCAGGAGACGCTGTCTTCCAAATGCCTCGCTGATCTGTTAGAAAAGAACGGATTTAGGATTTCCTGCAAAACAGCCGGAATCAACACAGCCTTTACAGCAGAATGGGGAAGCGGAAAGCCCGTCATCGGCTTCCTGGCGGAATATGACGCTCTGGCAGAATTAGGCCATGCCTGCGGGCATAATCTTCTTGGAACCGGAGCCGCCGCGGCTGCATGCGCATTAAAGGCAGATATGCAGGCCAGCCATACAGCCGGGACTATCCGCGTATATGGATGTCCTGCGGAAGAGATTATGTCCGGAAAGATTATCATGAACAGCCAGGGCACATTCGATGACCTGGACGTTGCTGTCACCTGGCATCCTTTTGACAGCAACCGGGTTAGTAACGACATCTGGCAGTCCCAGGACATCAAGAACTATATCTTCCATGGAGTCAGCGCTCACGCTTCCAAATCCCCTGAAAATGGCAGAAGCGCCTTGGATGCGGCTGAACTTATGAATATTGGCGTCAACTATCTGCGGGAACACGTTGCAGATGATGTTCGCATGCACTATGCCTATATCGATAACGGCCTGCCCGCCAACGTGGTGCCGGATTTTGCAAAGACCAACTACTTTATCCGCTCCAGCAAGCGGGCACGCACGGAAGATGCCAGCAGACGCGTGGATGACTGTGCTCGGGGCGCCGCTATGATGACCGGCACCAGTGTGGAGATCGAGCTGGTTGGCAGCTGTAAGGAAATGAAAGTAAACCGGGTTCTTGCTGAACTTTACTATGATGCCATGACGAGAATCCCCACTCCGCAGTATACGCAGGAAGAACTGGATTTTGCGGCAGACATTACCCGGGAAGCCGGTCTCACCAGCCACGGCTTCTACTTCGCAGGGCTAGAGCCATTAGAAGACAAGCCAGTACCAATCTCTATTGGAACCGATGCTTCCGAAGTCAGCCACACGGTACCGCTGATCACCATCAGCGCCGCCACCATGTGCAAAGGCACGCCCCTTCACCACTGGGCTGCCGCCAAACAGGCCGGCATGAGCATCGGCCAAAAAGGAATGATTTATGCTGCCAGATGCATGGCAGAAGGCACAAAATTATTGCTTGAGAAACCAGAATACTTACACAAGGTGTGGGAATGTCATAAAATTGACACGTAA
- the proC gene encoding pyrroline-5-carboxylate reductase, whose protein sequence is MITKKIGIIGCGNMGGAILYGALESGVLPKESVYVYDINPAMMEKAKGWGVNLAKDDEEVCSSADIVLLAVKPQNAAEALAQCKKALEGKAMMSIVAGVTVERLQDMIDGAARILRIMPNTPAMVFEGAFALCSDNDFNADELEAAKAIYESIGIVELVPEHLIDAVCGLSGGGPAYAAMFIEAMADGGVKQGLPRATAYRLAAQTCLGTAKMILEKGIHPGELKDMVTSPGGTTIEGCEALEKGGMRAAVIECINAGAEKSRKL, encoded by the coding sequence ATGATCACCAAAAAAATCGGAATTATCGGATGTGGCAATATGGGAGGCGCCATTCTCTATGGAGCGCTGGAAAGCGGGGTTCTTCCAAAGGAAAGCGTCTATGTCTATGACATTAACCCTGCCATGATGGAAAAGGCCAAGGGATGGGGCGTAAACCTGGCAAAGGATGATGAGGAAGTATGCAGCAGCGCTGACATTGTGCTTCTGGCAGTAAAGCCGCAGAATGCCGCAGAGGCACTGGCGCAGTGCAAGAAGGCATTGGAGGGCAAGGCCATGATGTCTATCGTTGCTGGAGTTACTGTTGAACGTCTGCAGGACATGATCGACGGTGCTGCCAGAATCCTGCGTATCATGCCTAATACCCCTGCAATGGTATTCGAAGGAGCCTTTGCCCTCTGCTCTGACAATGATTTCAACGCAGACGAACTGGAGGCTGCAAAGGCAATCTATGAGTCCATTGGCATCGTAGAACTTGTGCCGGAACACTTAATCGATGCCGTATGCGGACTTAGCGGCGGAGGACCTGCCTATGCAGCCATGTTCATCGAGGCTATGGCTGACGGCGGCGTAAAGCAGGGGCTCCCCAGGGCTACAGCTTACCGCCTGGCGGCCCAGACCTGCCTTGGAACCGCCAAGATGATTCTGGAAAAAGGCATCCATCCAGGCGAACTGAAGGATATGGTTACTTCTCCTGGCGGCACGACGATCGAAGGCTGCGAAGCCTTGGAAAAGGGCGGTATGAGGGCAGCCGTTATCGAATGCATCAACGCTGGAGCCGAGAAGTCAAGGAAACTGTAG
- a CDS encoding signal peptidase I yields MGKRKKRRAASGKHRNTLAKIFSIGGTVLLILVIVLCIPITVPRLFGYDIYTVISGSMEPAIPTGSLIYTKEIPPKEVKKEDVIAFYRGTDSGAIVTHRVVKNQTVSGKFITKGDANEKKDPMPVDYDELLGKVALSVPFLGRILATVATTSGKAAAACLIGVAVIFHIIAGRLRVDDEY; encoded by the coding sequence ATGGGAAAACGAAAAAAGAGACGCGCAGCGTCAGGAAAACATAGAAACACTCTGGCGAAGATATTCAGTATCGGAGGAACGGTACTTTTGATCCTGGTTATCGTACTATGCATCCCGATTACAGTCCCCAGGCTGTTTGGCTATGATATATATACGGTCATCAGTGGAAGCATGGAGCCGGCGATCCCCACAGGAAGCCTGATCTATACGAAAGAGATTCCTCCAAAAGAGGTAAAGAAGGAGGATGTCATTGCATTTTACAGGGGCACGGATAGCGGTGCGATCGTCACCCACCGGGTGGTGAAAAACCAGACTGTATCCGGTAAATTTATCACAAAAGGCGATGCCAATGAAAAGAAGGATCCTATGCCTGTCGATTATGACGAACTACTGGGCAAGGTAGCGTTATCCGTTCCATTTCTGGGAAGGATCCTGGCAACTGTGGCAACCACGTCGGGAAAAGCAGCGGCCGCATGCCTGATTGGCGTGGCGGTGATATTTCACATCATTGCAGGACGGCTGCGGGTGGATGATGAGTATTAG
- a CDS encoding MucBP domain-containing protein, translating into MRVSMRSCGRLRKGLLIMALLLCMTVQTAFAAEGGNEKEYTYTVTLSAGNQGTFNGTGGVHVIGGSAQISGGDAIRITGLRAGDVVVLDATAGMVDLKNGDKYYIKGVRESGRDNNTVADSAFTVTKDAEYVVAYGIQGDMVSYTVNYQDGGGNELAPSRTYYGAVGDKPVIAYQYIEGYRPDAYNLTKTLGKNEADNVFTFTYTQSIVQQPAAGGEGTEGGTDAGAPGTPGTPATPGTTAGGAGTAGAGAAAAAGTVETPTAENTDEEVPQGTVDLDDEDTPKANIDASDSDTVRNPSPVPIVLGIMVAVIALGALIGTYVYFKKKHKADS; encoded by the coding sequence ATGAGAGTAAGTATGAGATCTTGCGGGAGATTACGAAAAGGCCTTCTGATAATGGCACTTTTGCTGTGTATGACCGTTCAGACTGCATTTGCGGCGGAAGGAGGAAATGAGAAGGAATATACCTATACGGTAACGCTATCCGCAGGGAACCAGGGAACCTTTAATGGAACCGGCGGCGTACACGTAATCGGCGGCTCAGCCCAGATATCAGGCGGGGATGCCATCAGGATTACCGGACTGAGAGCCGGAGATGTGGTGGTGCTGGATGCAACTGCTGGAATGGTTGATCTGAAAAACGGCGATAAGTACTATATAAAGGGCGTCCGTGAAAGCGGCCGCGACAACAATACGGTTGCGGACTCTGCATTTACGGTGACGAAGGATGCAGAATATGTGGTTGCTTATGGCATCCAAGGCGATATGGTATCTTATACGGTCAATTATCAGGACGGCGGCGGGAATGAACTTGCCCCCAGCCGTACCTATTACGGGGCCGTGGGCGACAAGCCGGTGATAGCCTATCAATATATTGAAGGATATCGCCCTGATGCCTATAACCTGACAAAGACGCTTGGCAAAAATGAGGCGGACAATGTATTTACATTTACGTACACGCAGTCAATCGTTCAACAGCCTGCTGCAGGCGGCGAAGGAACGGAAGGCGGTACGGATGCGGGCGCGCCTGGAACGCCTGGAACGCCGGCTACGCCTGGTACAACGGCAGGCGGCGCAGGGACGGCAGGGGCCGGTGCAGCGGCTGCTGCGGGCACGGTTGAAACGCCGACGGCAGAGAATACGGATGAAGAGGTACCGCAGGGGACGGTTGATCTGGATGACGAAGATACGCCGAAGGCCAATATTGATGCTTCGGATTCTGATACTGTAAGGAATCCCAGCCCAGTACCGATCGTTCTGGGAATCATGGTTGCAGTGATCGCTCTGGGAGCCTTGATAGGGACCTACGTATATTTCAAGAAAAAGCATAAGGCAGATTCATAA